The following coding sequences are from one Acidisarcina sp. window:
- a CDS encoding site-specific integrase has translation MTHLRQRMQEDLQLRNFSERTVRHYTHTVAEFAKYFHKSPDQLGPEHVRTFLLHLLNERKLAWGTIQGARSALKFLYTRTLKQTWFDQEVIKPKIRRKLPTVWSREEVRALLDAEMNTKHRALLALYYSAGLRCQEALDLKVTDIDSKRMVIHVREGKGKFPRQVMLSPKLLEILRMYWRWRKPKEWLFQGKRPGGPLKANAVRVVCQKLRKQLGIRKPLSPHVLRHSFATHLLDAGTDLRSIQLLLGHRDLETTSRYLHVSEARLRSTPSPLDDLPIQMRPTAQGGHRTA, from the coding sequence ATGACTCATCTACGTCAGCGCATGCAGGAAGATCTCCAGCTGCGCAACTTCTCCGAACGCACCGTTCGCCACTACACCCACACCGTTGCCGAGTTCGCGAAGTACTTCCACAAGTCACCCGATCAACTCGGTCCTGAGCATGTGCGCACGTTCCTGCTGCATCTGCTCAACGAACGCAAGCTTGCATGGGGAACGATTCAGGGCGCGCGATCGGCGCTGAAGTTTCTCTATACGAGGACGCTGAAGCAGACTTGGTTTGATCAGGAAGTCATCAAGCCCAAGATACGGCGCAAGCTGCCCACCGTCTGGAGCCGCGAGGAAGTCCGCGCATTGCTGGACGCGGAGATGAACACCAAGCATCGCGCGCTGCTCGCCCTGTACTACAGCGCCGGTCTCCGTTGCCAGGAAGCGCTCGATCTGAAGGTGACCGACATCGATAGCAAGCGGATGGTGATCCACGTCCGCGAAGGCAAGGGCAAGTTTCCGCGTCAGGTGATGTTGTCCCCGAAGCTGTTGGAGATCCTGCGCATGTATTGGCGCTGGCGCAAGCCCAAGGAGTGGCTGTTTCAAGGGAAACGGCCGGGAGGGCCGCTTAAAGCGAACGCAGTTCGTGTCGTCTGTCAGAAGCTGCGCAAGCAGTTGGGCATCAGGAAGCCGCTAAGCCCGCACGTGCTGCGCCACTCGTTCGCGACGCATCTGCTGGACGCGGGCACCGATCTGCGCAGCATTCAACTGCTGCTCGGTCATCGCGATCTCGAGACGACCTCACGATACCTGCATGTATCCGAAGCCCGGCTGCGTTCCACTCCAAGCCCGCTTGATGATCTGCCGATTCAGATGCGCCCAACCGCGCAGGGAGGCCACAGGACAGCATGA